tcaGTTGATTTTGCTTTGGTTTGTTTTTCAGTTGATTTTGCTTTGTTTTCTATTCATAATTCCTATGACCTTAATTTGTACTGAACCTGTTCTATTTGTGTATTTTTAGTGCTAAACTAAGCAACTTACAATTTGGATTCTTCTCCTGTGGTTCTTGTTACATATTGGCAGTCCAGTTCATAGTTCCTTTGtcatttatttgattttcagttCAGGGTTCATTGTTGACATAATATTTTATTCAAAGTACATTTTACTTGTTCAACTGTGAGTATATATACCCTGGAAGAAATTGAAGTTACGGTCAGTCTggattatttttgtattttattgggAAACTTTGAAGGAAGTCAAATTGATATACTTGAAATGTATATCAtattgcttttcttttctcttattttttttttaataatttcgTCTCTAATCATGTTTCAACTTCCCATTGAAAagatttttattctttctttttggattcactttaccaaaaaaaaaatccaatttacATCATTTCGCTTCTAACCAGAAGGGGTCTTAGAGTGGTCATTAGCATTTAGTCTATTAGATTGATAAGTGTTTTATTTGCTTCTATTGATCTAATTACTCTCTATCAACTTGGagctattttttttatcatctctAACTTATATATTGCTTCACTGTGTGATTAAATCCATGTATActtgaaggaaaggaagaacagTAGGGAGAGGAGAGGAGTTAACATCATCCAGTTCTGAATGGAGTTCTGCCCAACTTGTGGTAACATGTTGCAGTATGAGACGGCTTACATGAGCCGCAGAGCCAGGCTCTTCTGTCCAACATGTCCATACATCTCTGAATTAGAAGATAAGGTAAATTCGTCTCAgcaaccaaaaccctaacccatctGAGAATGAATGAGTGAGTGATACATGCACTCTCCTTTTTCTTGGCATTTCTTTGTTACATTACagataaagataaagaaaagacAGCATCTGGTCAAGAAGGAGATTGAGCCAATATTTAGTGGGGAAGACGCCATGAAGTTCGCTCCAAAAACAGATGGTATCATCTTCAGCATccccttagttttttttttatatcatattttttgtttctttcctatCAAACCATAcacccacttttttttttttgttttttaatgtgGCTTTTTTGTTACATAGCATAATGCAAACCCCAGTTCCAATCTGgagcatagtactaaaactcgcaaAATTTcagtcgagata
The nucleotide sequence above comes from Telopea speciosissima isolate NSW1024214 ecotype Mountain lineage chromosome 3, Tspe_v1, whole genome shotgun sequence. Encoded proteins:
- the LOC122655737 gene encoding DNA-directed RNA polymerase III subunit RPC10-like — encoded protein: MEFCPTCGNMLQYETAYMSRRARLFCPTCPYISELEDKIKIKKRQHLVKKEIEPIFSGEDAMKFAPKTDATCPYCNFGQAYYRQLQIRSADEPMSTFYQCCNENCKREWRED